A region from the Vicia villosa cultivar HV-30 ecotype Madison, WI linkage group LG3, Vvil1.0, whole genome shotgun sequence genome encodes:
- the LOC131658402 gene encoding zinc finger BED domain-containing protein DAYSLEEPER-like, protein MAIDNDKEVDVSDASFSISLAENQPESNEQMPTTNPPQPIDLDVQKKKRKVGEPDDSNVDDSNAGDAGKQKPCRPKSWVWDHFTRDDSGTQAKCNWCTKSYAADSHKNGTSNLNNHLVNQCKKIPKSVLDPTQTTLSLQEGSSNALVGIHFDVELCRQALARMIIVDELPFSFVENEGFRHFMSVTQPRFPLPGRLSIARDCLSLYTSEKHKLISMFTKTKQSVCLTTDAWTSVQNINYMVITAHFIDQDWKMHKWILNFCPITSHKGEIIGKKIEKCLEGWMIDYCAIHFI, encoded by the exons ATGGCTATTGATAATGATAAAGAAGTTGATGTTTCTGATGCTTCCTTTTCCATTTCCTTGGCCGAAAATCAG CCTGAAAGTAATGAACAAATGCCAACAACAAATCCACCACAACCTATTGATTTGGATGttcaaaagaagaaaaggaaagttGGAGAACCTGATGATTCTAATGTCGATGATTCTAATGCTGGAGATGCAGGTAAACAAAAACCTTGTAGGCCTAAATCTTGGGTTTGGGATCATTTTACAAGAGATGATTCGGGTACTCAGGCTAAGTGTAATTGGTGTACGAAATCTTATGCGGCTGATTCACACAAGAATGGAACCTCAAATTTAAATAACCATTTGGTGAATCAATGTAAAAAAATTCCCAAGAGTGTTCTTGATCCTACTCAAACCACTCTTAGCCTTCAAGAAGGCTCTAGTAATGCACTTGTTGGTATTCATTTTGATGTTGAATTGTGTAGACAAGCTTTAGCTAGAATGATAATCGTGGACGAgttacctttttcttttgttgaaaatgaaggaTTTCGTCATTTTATGAGTGTTACACAACCTAGGTTCCCACTTCCAGGAAGGCTTTCAATTGCTAGGGATTGTTTGAGTCTTTACACTAGTGAGAAACATAAGTTAATAAGCATGTttactaaaacaaaacaaagtgTCTGTCTAACAACTGATGCTTGGACTTCTGtgcaaaatattaattatatggtGATTACTGCGCATTTCATTGATCAAGATTGGAAGATGCATAAATGGATTCTTAATTTTTGTCCTATAACATCTCATAAGGGAGAGATAATCGGAAAAAAGATTGAAAAGTGCTTGGAGGGTTGGATGATTGATTACTGCGCTATACACTTTATTTAA
- the LOC131656188 gene encoding heavy metal-associated isoprenylated plant protein 24-like, which produces MGVQGTLEYLSDLLSSTTKKKKKKQIQTVSLKIRMDCDGCVRKVKHVLSGVKGVKKVDVDMKQQKVTVSGYVEPKKVLKAAQSTKKKVELWPYVPYTMVAHPYVSQAYDKKAPPNMVRKVGDTSNTKETTFDDSYAEMFSDENPNACSIM; this is translated from the exons ATGGGAGTACAAGGTACTTTGGAATACTTGTCTGATTTACTCAGTAGCAccacaaagaagaagaaaaagaagcaaaTCCAAACTGTATCTCTCAAAATCAGAATGGATTGTGATGGCTGTGTTCGTAAAGTTAAACATGTCCTTTCCGGTGTTAAAG GAGTTAAGAAAGTGGATGTGGATATGAAGCAGCAGAAAGTAACAGTGAGTGGATATGTTGAACCAAAGAAAGTGTTGAAAGCTGCACAATCAACAAAGAAGAAGGTTGAACTTTGGCCTTATGTTCCATACACTATGGTGGCTCATCCATATGTTTCTCAAGCTTATGATAAGAAAGCACCTCCTAATATGGTTAGAAAAGTTGGAGACACTTCCAACACAAAAGAGACCACCTTTGATGATAGCTATGCTGAAATGTTCAGTGATGAAAATCCAAATGCATGCTCTATTATGTAA